In Streptomyces paludis, the genomic stretch CGACGGAGAAGGTCGCGTCGGCCAGCTCCGTAGCGGTCGACACCGGGTCGATCCGCAACACGCTGTCGACGTGCCGGATGTAGCGCGTCGGGAAGTTGTACGAGCGGAAGGACGCCCAGGAGGAGTCGGCCAGCCCGGCGGTGCGGTGGAACGTGGCGTCGGCGGCGAACGCCGAGGTGCCGTCGTTCTCGTCCAGCCGCAGGTTGTAGCTGTAGTGCCGCAGATAGCGGGCCGGGTAGTTGACCGACTGGAAGGACACACCCGCGCTGTCGGCGAGCCCCGGCACGAGCTTCCACTGCGCGTCCGTGTACGGGTCGAACGGGTACGGGTCGATCCGGCCGACGAAGCCGGAGTGCCGGACGTAACGGCCGGGATAGTTGTACGACTTCAGCCGGTTCCAGGCCGGACTGCCCCACCGCGCGACGAGGTTGGTGTACTCCGCCGCGGTGATCGTCGCGATCGTACAGTGCTTGGAGTTGACCGGCTGTGTGTAGAGGCGCTGGTTGACGGCGGTCCAGGTGCCGGCCGCGAGGTCATTGCTCTGCCAGGCGTAGAACACACCGTTGGGCGTGTATGTGTCGCCCCACAGGTACCAGGTGCCGGACGTGAGGGATTTCACCAGCGTCGGCCCCTCGGTGCCGCCCTGCGCGGCCGGTGTGCTGAAGGGGGTGAAGCTGCCGGGGGTGAGGGTGGTGGAGCGCGCGCCGACGAGCGCCTGATTCCTCTTGTAGTACAGGTAGTTGACGCCGTTGACGCCCACGGCGAGGTTGCCGTCGATGACGTCGTAACCGGGATCGAAGAAAACCTGCGGCTCCGAGGCCGTACGGAAGTCGGTGGTGTAGTTGACCATGATCACGTTGTGGCCGCTGGAGTTCACCGACGAGTAGATGACCCCGTACTGCCCGCGCCCCGCGTCCCAGAACGCCTCGGGCGCCCAGCTGTGGGTGACCATGTCGTGCAGCTTCAGCAGCCGGTAGCCGGTGAAGGTGCGGAGGTCGGCGGAGTCCCAGACATGGATGTACTGACTGTTGCGGCTCCAGTCGGTGCCCTTGAGGTCGGTGGCGATGACGATGAAGGTGCCGTCCTGCCTCCGCATGATGAACGGATCCCGCAGCCCGGCGGCGCCCGCGGTGGGGACGACCACGGGGTTGTTCTGGTTGAGCGGCATCCACTGGAGGCCGTCGGTGCTGACGGCCAGATGGAGCCCGTAGTCGTCACCCAGCCCGTTCGGCGACTCGGTGAAGTAGCCCATGACATAGGCCGAGTCCGCGGCATACGCGGCTCCCGCCCCCACGCTCAGCACCCCGGCCATGGCCAACGGCACAGCCGCCGCCGCACCGAGCACCGCTCGCCGCGAGGGCCGGGCTCCACCACCGGGAAGGGGACTTGAGGGACTTACGCTCGCACTCATCTGCGCTCCAGGGTCCGAAGGTCCATGCGGGGACGTGCGGGAAACAGCTGACCGATGACCGATATCTCGAACACGGTTCGGCAAACCGATCAGAAGGTAGGCGCATGGCGTGTTCGCGTCAATCATTCGGACACATCTCGACACTCCAGCACCACAACGCAAAGAGCCCCGCCCACCGTCCGCAAAGACAGTGCACGGGGCCCTTCAAGCCGCTCCGAGGAGCGACCACTACTGCTACCAGGCCGGATCGGACCCGATCGTCAAGGACGATCAGACGTTGATCTTGGTGACCTGGCCGGCGCCGACGGTCCGGCCACCCTCACGGATGGCGAACTTGAGGCCCTCCTCCATGGCGACCGGCTGGATCAGGTTGACCGTCATGACGGTGTTGTCGCCCGGCATGACCATCTCGGTGCCCTCGGGAAGGGTCACCACGCCCGTTACGTCCGTGGTACGGAAGTAGAACTGCGGGCGGTAGTTGTTGAAGAACGGGGTGTGACGGCCACCCTCGTCCTTCGACAGGATGTAGGCCTGGGCCTCGAACTCGGTGTGCGGCGTGACCGAACCGGGCTTGATGATGACCTGGCCGCGCTCGACGTCCTCGCGCTTGATGCCACGGAGGAGCAGACCGACGTTCTCACCGGCCTGGCCCTCGTCGAGCAGCTTGCGGAACATCTCGATGCCGGTGACCGTGGTGGTGGTCTTCTCCTGCTTGATGCCCACGATGTCAACGGTCTCGTTGACCTTGAGGACACCACGCTCGATACGACCGGTGACGACGGTGCCACGACCGGTGATCGTGAAGACGTCCTCGATCGGCATCAGGAACGGCTTGTCGACGTCGCGCTCGGGCTGCGGGATCGCCTCGTCGACGGCGGCCATCAGGTCGAGGACCGTCTGGCCCCACTCCTTGTCGCCCTCAAGGGCCTTGAGCGCCGAGACCTTGACGACCGGAAGGTCGTCGCCCGGGAACTCGTACTCGGAGAGCAGCTCACGGACCTCGAGCTCGACGAGCTCAAGGATCTCCTCGTCGTCCACCATGTCGGCCTTGTTCAGCGCGACAACGATGTACGGCACGCCGACCTGGCGGGCCAGGAGCACGTGCTCCTTGGTCTGCGGCATCGGGCCGTCGGTGGCCGCGACCACGAGGATGGCGCCGTCCATCTGCGCCGCACCCGTGATCATGTTCTTGATGTAGTCCGCGTGACCCGGGCAGTCGACGTGCGCGTAGTGACGCGACTCCGTCTGGTACTCGACGTGCGCGATCGAGATCGTAATACCGCGCTGGCGCTCCTCGGGAGCCTTGTCGATCTGGTCGAAGGCCGAGGCCTCGTTCAGGTCCGGGTACGCGTCGTGCAGCACCTTGGTAATGGCGGCCGTGAGGGTCGTCTTACCGTGGTCAATGTGACCGATGGTGCCGATGTTGACGTGCGGCTTAGTCCGCTCGAACTTCGCCTTCGCCACTGGGTCCTCCTGGAGTGGTTCTGTACGCCTTACTCATCGGCGCCAGGTGATCTTTGCTGGGATGCCGGGGCCCTGCGTATCCCCCACCGCGATGCGGCGGGGATACCCCAGGACTTCCGGTGACAAGCCTAAAGCGTGGACTCGGAAGAGTTACTCGCCCTTGGCCTTCGCGATGATCTCCTCGGCGACGTTCCGGGGAACCTCGGCGTAGGAGTCGAACTGCATCGAGTAACTTGCGCGACCCGAGGTCTTGCTGCGGAGGTCTCCGACGTAGCCGAACATCTCCGACAGCGGCACCAGGCCCTTGACGACCTTGGCGTTGGACCGGTCCTCCATGGCCTGGATCTGGCCACGGCGGGAGTTGATGTCGCCGATCACATCGCCCATGTAGTCCTCGGGCGTGGTGACCTCTACGGACATCATCGGCTCAAGGAGTACGGGAGAGGCCCTGCGGGCACCCTCCTTGAACGCCTGCGAACCGGCGATCTTGAAGGCCAGCTCCGAGGAGTCGACCTCGTGGTAACCACCGTCGAGCAGCGTGATGCGCACACCGGTCATCTCGTAGCCCGCGAGGATGCCGAACTGCATGGCCTCCTGCGCGCCGGCGTCCACCGAAGGGATGTACTCCTTCGGGATACGTCCACCGGTGACCTTGTTCACGAACTCGTACGAGGTGTCGCCACCCTCGATGGGCTCGATCATGATCTGCACCTTGGCGAACTGCCCGGTGCCACCGGTCTGCTTCTTGTGGGTGTAGTCCACACGCTCGACGGTCTTACGGATCGTCTCACGGTAAGCGACCTGCGGCTTGCCGACGTTCGCCTCGACCTTGAACTCGCGGCGCATCCGGTCGACCAGCACCTCAAGGTGAAGCTCGCCCATACCGCCGATGACGGTCTGGCCGGTCTCCTCGTTGCTGTGCACCTGGAAGGAGGGGTCCTCCTCCGCGAGGGACTGGATGGCGACACCCAGCTTCTCCTGGTCGCC encodes the following:
- the tuf gene encoding elongation factor Tu; this encodes MAKAKFERTKPHVNIGTIGHIDHGKTTLTAAITKVLHDAYPDLNEASAFDQIDKAPEERQRGITISIAHVEYQTESRHYAHVDCPGHADYIKNMITGAAQMDGAILVVAATDGPMPQTKEHVLLARQVGVPYIVVALNKADMVDDEEILELVELEVRELLSEYEFPGDDLPVVKVSALKALEGDKEWGQTVLDLMAAVDEAIPQPERDVDKPFLMPIEDVFTITGRGTVVTGRIERGVLKVNETVDIVGIKQEKTTTTVTGIEMFRKLLDEGQAGENVGLLLRGIKREDVERGQVIIKPGSVTPHTEFEAQAYILSKDEGGRHTPFFNNYRPQFYFRTTDVTGVVTLPEGTEMVMPGDNTVMTVNLIQPVAMEEGLKFAIREGGRTVGAGQVTKINV
- a CDS encoding glycoside hydrolase family 43 protein: MSASVSPSSPLPGGGARPSRRAVLGAAAAVPLAMAGVLSVGAGAAYAADSAYVMGYFTESPNGLGDDYGLHLAVSTDGLQWMPLNQNNPVVVPTAGAAGLRDPFIMRRQDGTFIVIATDLKGTDWSRNSQYIHVWDSADLRTFTGYRLLKLHDMVTHSWAPEAFWDAGRGQYGVIYSSVNSSGHNVIMVNYTTDFRTASEPQVFFDPGYDVIDGNLAVGVNGVNYLYYKRNQALVGARSTTLTPGSFTPFSTPAAQGGTEGPTLVKSLTSGTWYLWGDTYTPNGVFYAWQSNDLAAGTWTAVNQRLYTQPVNSKHCTIATITAAEYTNLVARWGSPAWNRLKSYNYPGRYVRHSGFVGRIDPYPFDPYTDAQWKLVPGLADSAGVSFQSVNYPARYLRHYSYNLRLDENDGTSAFAADATFHRTAGLADSSWASFRSYNFPTRYIRHVDSVLRIDPVSTATELADATFSVGY